A stretch of the Glandiceps talaboti chromosome 23, keGlaTala1.1, whole genome shotgun sequence genome encodes the following:
- the LOC144452585 gene encoding gamma-tubulin complex component 2-like, with amino-acid sequence MSEFKVHHYVNELLTELGVTTGDSADVYADSLLKNMTGYVTTQVSAHSAKRKIAEYTRKPEEFLRKYDELKSKNVRELDPMVYFLSKMIDDEKTKSVLEQHSKENPAPQPHPLSQISLPQSGSKMSQQEVSELRNQLMSVASSGTMATQPSEAVRKMMREKQAKKNSSLVLPASPSWLSERPFLNADFVITHDNREPTVAIGTLPLPIQEQAVLEDLLSVMTGIEAKYILAQPLTEKFADRTFLVDQSLYISYRELVYRVLPMCGHFSKVARFIEEKVSFEYGMVNHALCNAIRTVLKQYLILVGQLENQHRQGQLTLQKFWFYIQPCMRTMEILGYIADSIDKGACTGGAVLSLLHNQTSAVIGDAKAQDLCLFLTQSACAPYFEMLEKWIYKGIIQDPYCEFLIEEDESVQKEMIQKEYNDAYWERRYTICRDRIPVFLEQCVDKILNTGKYLNVVRQCGRDPKCPSAEEILYTLKDRQYVEVIEKAHSYSSKMLVDLLMEERELLGRLRSIKHYFLMEQGDFFVHFMDIAEDELKKDVENIIRSRLETLLELAQRTSQANNDPFKDDLKVELSPYDLITQLLRILAIDSQQEKSLKLQDMDPTEMKISGLEAFSFDYVVRWPESLILSRKALTRYQMLFRHLFYAKHVERLLCNVWVGNKMSKQYSVHTAQWYASAFALRQRMIHFVQNFEYYMMFEVIEPNWLLLEANLKSISNIDDVIAHHADFLDKCLKDCMLTNTELLKIVSKLLLVCVTFHNFVQRVTESMNVEEVNRQTGRNKRKETHDADDRQTTSKVVSDHVDQVLMSENFERTVETFDSNFSKHLIDLLDKLSVYSHTECEHNMMNIIYRLNFNGFYTQPLEKLAAERSMLEMQHIESYDPGYGVSSGSSSLSSSDRSTKSSDKSPGSKRSPPSSYLPDRSSSRERFDRKERGASKDRSGKDRHTSRDRSGKSRSSRSSHT; translated from the exons tgtTACAACTGGTGATAGTGCCGATGTCTATGCTGATTCTCTATTGAAGAACATGACAGGTTATGTGACAACACAAGTGTCTGCTCACAGTGCCAAACGTAAAATAGCAGAGTACACTAGAAAACCAGAAGAGTTCCTCAGAAAATATGATGAGCTGAAATCAAAGAA TGTTAGAGAACTTGATCCAATGGTGTATTTCTTGTCCAAAATGATTGACGACGAGAAAACTAAATCAGTTTTGGAGCAGCATTCTAAGGAGAATCCAGCACCACAACCACATCCGCTAAGTCAGATTAGTCTTCCACAGTCTGGTAGTAAGATGTCTCAACAAGAAGTGTCTGAG CTTAGAAATCAGCTGATGTCTGTAGCAAGTAGTGGTACCATGGCAACCCAACCATCTGAAGCCGTACGTAAGATGATGAGAGAGAAGCAAGCCAAGAAAAATT CTTCACTCGTTTTACCGGCGTCACCCAGCTGGTTGTCAGAGAGACCATTCCTGAATGCTGACTTTGTGATTACACATGACAACAGAGAACCGACAGTAGCTATTGGTACTTTGCCATTACCAATACAAGAACAAGCTGTACTTGAAGATCTTCTCTCTGTTATGACA GGTATTGAAGCCAAGTACATACTAGCTCAGCCGCTGACTGAGAAATTTGCAGACAGAACATTCCTGGTGGACCAGTCCTTGTATATATCATACAGAGAACTAGTATACCGTGTACTGCCAATGTGTGGACACTTTTCTAAAGTTGCACGCTTCATTGAAGAGAAAGTATCGTTTGAGTATGGAATGGTCAACCATGCACTTTGTAATGCCATACGAACAGTACTAAAg CAATATCTAATATTGGTAGGCCAGTTAGAAAACCAACATCGCCAAGGTCAGTTAACGCTACAGAAGTTCTGGTTCTATATCCAACCGTGTATGAGAACTATGGAGATATTAGGCTATATAGCTGATAGTATAGACAAAGGTGCTTGTACTGGTGGTGCTGTGTTGAGTTTACTTCACAATCAAACATCTGCTGTTATTGG AGATGCTAAGGCTCAGGATTTATGTCTGTTTCTAACACAGTCAGCCTGTGCACCTTACTTTGAGATGTTAGAAAAATGGATTTATAAAGGTATTATACAGGATCCGTATTGTGAG TTTTTAATAGAGGAGGATGAGTCTGTACAAAAGGAGATGATCCAGAAAGAATATAACGATGCATATTGGGAGAGACGATACACGATTTGTAGAGACAGAATACCTGTCTTTTTAGAACAGTGTGTCGATAAAATACTCAATACTGGTAAATATCTCAATGTGGTCAGACAATGTG GTCGTGATCCTAAATGTCCAAGTGCAGAAGAGATCCTATACACACTGAAAGACAGACAATATGTTGAAGTGATAGAGAAAGCTCACAGTTACTCTAGTAAGATGTTGGTAGATTTGTTGATGGAAGAGAGAGAGTTATTAGGAAGACTCAG GTCCATCAAACATTATTTCTTAATGGAGCAGGGTGATTTCTTTGTGCATTTCATGGATATTGCTGAGGATGAACTGAAGAAGGACGTAGAGAATATAATCCGATCTCGACTAGAGACGTTATTAGAATTGGCACAGAGAACTAGTCAGGCTAATAACGACCCATTCAAAGATGATTTGAA GGTGGAATTGTCACCATATGATTTGATTACTCAATTACTTAGAATCCTTGCCATAGATTCACAACAGGAGAAAT CTTTAAAATTACAAGACATGGATCCCACAGAAATGAAGATATCTGGACTAGAAGCGTTCTCTTTTGATTATGTTGTCAGGTGGCCAGAATCTCTCATTCTTAGTCGTAAG GCTCTCACTAGATACCAAATGTTGTTCAGACATCTATTCTATGCCAAGCATGTGGAGAGACTACTCTGCAA TGTATGGGTTGGCAACAAAATGTCCAaacagtacagtgtacatacaGCTCAATGGTATGCCTCAGCCTTTGCTCTAAGACAACGTATGATACACTTTGTACAAAACTTTGAGTACTATATGATGTTTGAGGTTATTGAACCTAACTGGCTTCTTCTGGAAGCCAACCTGAAAAGT ATATCTAACATTGATGATGTAATCGCCCATCATGCTGACTTCCTAGATAAATGTCTAAAGGACTGTATGCTGACTAACACTGAATTACTAAAAATTGTCAGTAAACTGCTCCTAGTCTGTGTCACTTTTCACAACTTTGTCCAG agagTGACAGAAAGTATGAATGTAGAGGAAGTAAATCGTCAAACTGGTAGAAATAAACGGAAAGAGACACATGATGCAGACGATAGACAAACTACATCAAAG GTAGTATCTGACCACGTTGACCAGGTTTTGATGAGTGAGAACTTTGAACGTACAGTGGAAACATTTGATAGTAACTTCTCCAAACATCTGATAGACCTCCTAGATAAACTGAGTGTGTATAGTCAcacagaatgtgaacataacATGATGAATATTATCTATCGGTTAAACTTTAATGGTTTCTATACTCAACCTTTGGAGAAGTTGGCGGCAGAGAGAAGCATGCTAGAAATGCAACATATAGAATCATATGATCCAG GGTATGGAGTATCATCTGGAAGCAGTTCCTTATCCAGCAGTGATCGCTCAACAAAGTCATCCGACAAATCTCCCGGCAGCAAACGATCACCACCGTCATCCTATCTTCCAGATAGATCATCATCTAGAGAGAGATTTGATCGGAAGGAAAGAGGCGCTTCCAAGGATAGGTCTGGAAAAGACAGACACACCTCCAGGGATAGATCAGGAAAATCCAGGTCTTCCAGATCATCCCACACTTAA
- the LOC144452967 gene encoding prostaglandin reductase 1-like — MVRAKKYILVDHFDGFPKESDFQVVEEDLPDITEGEFLCKAVYLSVDPYMRLFSSNIMNKGDTMIGRQIARVRESKNADYPVGINVLSLAGWRTHFISTGKTESKLDHLPSEIPLYQALGVVGMVGMTAYLGLLDVCKPKEGETLVVNGAAGAVGSLVGQIGKLKGCRVIGFAGTDAKVNYVKSLGFDEAFNYKTIDLDETLKKAAPNGVDLYFDNVGGMFSVTVRRHMNTFGRISQCGAISQYNAKEPELLPCTDHITVVKELNIRGFIQSSYAADKHAEAFKQMAEWYVQGKLKMDTHITEGFENMRQAFFGLFTGENTGKALVKA; from the exons ATGGTGAGAGCAAAGAAATACATACTGGTAGACCACTTCGATGGGTTTCCAAAAGAGAGTGATTTTCAGGTGGTAGAAGAGGATCTACCAGATATAACAGAAGGAG AGTTTTTATGCAAagctgtctatttgtctgtggATCCCTATATGAG ACTCTTTAGTTCAAACATCATGAATAAAGGTGACACTATGATAGGTAGACAGATAGCAAG GGTAAGAGAAAGTAAGAATGCAGACTACCCTGTTGGTATCAATGTACTATCGCTCGCTGGTTGGAGGACCCATTTTATTTCAACTGGAAAGACAGAATCAAAACTTGACCATCTGCCTTCAGAGATTCCCTTATATCAAGCTCTGGGCGTTGTCGGTATGGTTGG AATGACCGCATACCTTGGCCTGCTCGACGTCTGTAAACCAAAAGAAGGGGAAACGTTAGTGGTCAATGGTGCAGCAGGGGCTGTAGGAAGCTTGGTAGGACAAATAGGAAAACTTAAG GGTTGTCGAGTTATTGGTTTTGCTGGAACGGATGCCAAAGTCAACTATGTGAAGTCACTTGGTTTTGATGAAGCGTTTAATTACAAGACAATTGATTTGGATGAAACTCTGAAGAAGGCGGCACCAAATGGTGTCGATTTGTACTTCGATAAT GTTGGTGGCATGTTTTCAGTAACTGTACGTAGACATATGAATACATTTGGTCGTATTTCTCAGTGTGGTGCTATCTCTCAATACAATGCTAAAGAGCCAGAACTCC TTCCATGCACAGACCATATAACTGTAGTGAAAGAACTGAATATCCGTGGGTTTATTCAGTCATCATACGCAGCCGACAAACATGCAGAGGCGTTCAAGCAGATGGCTGAGTGGTATGTACAG GGGAAATTGAAAATGGATACACACATTACTGAAGGATTTGAAAACATGCGACAGGCTTTCTTTGGACTGTTCACAGGTGAAAATACCGGGAAAGCATTGGTGAAAGCATAA
- the LOC144452792 gene encoding organic cation transporter protein-like codes for MLRMYQCFRKESLKEFRSKRLSCRHTSKTEINMQFDDILKYLLGELGTYQKRVLFLLGVMVIPTGYYTMLPVFFFAPTDSWCKVPNVDEISQQVCLTNFTTASCLELVKNITIPRQSANLGCGPVTAFSQCHRYNTNLSETTFYKVEQNKNYYQNSSTLNCDHGWEYDRSTYTSTVTHQFNLVCDRSYLTALAKSSYMAGFLVGSIVYGIILDRFGRVPGMIITIAFGTIAGTVEAFAPNFAVFAVCRFLVAVNTYGTMLAGFVLATEVVGPTKRTACGMVMMAFFSIGYMLLALFAYLIRTWWILQLVLTVPSILFVSYWWVLPESPRWLLSVGKKKEALTVIRKMAKVNKVSLPDDVINGSWKPSIEDEPKKSEEVVEIRSRFLIFEIFRLSNMRKKTLILMYNWTVNTLVYYGLSFNTSSLGGDDFVNCFLAGAVEIPSYILSLAIMEYRLLGRRWSMFYTMVIGGIACISASFVPQCGEYVWLGITVTMISKFSISCSFSMLYVYTAELFPTPVRSVGIGLCSMFARIGGILAPQLLLMATIWKSLPAMIFGIAAIIAGILILPLPETRGKKLPETMEEGERFGK; via the exons cattttgaaatatttgttgggTGAACTTGGAACGTACCAGAAGCGAGTTCTGTTTCTTCTGGGCGTGATGGTTATTCCGACAGGTTACTATACCATGCTACCCGTCTTCTTCTTTGCCCCGACTGATTCCTGGTGTAAAGTTCCGAACGTAGACGAAATAAGCCAACAGGTCTGTCTTACAAACTTCACCACTGCCAGCTGTTTGGAATTGGTTAAAAACATAACTATCCCAAGACAATCGGCAAATTTAGGATGTGGACCGGTGACCGCCTTTAGTCAGTGCCATAGATACAATACCAACCTAAGTGAGACAACATTCTACAAAGTGGAACAAAACAAGAACTATTACCAGAATAGTTCTACATTAAACTGTGATCATGGATGGGAATATGATAGATCTACGTACACATCTACTGTCACGCATCAG TTTAACCTGGTATGTGATAGATCTTATCTGACGGCGTTGGCAAAATCTTCCTACATGGCTGGGTTTTTGGTTGGTTCTATCGTCTATGGAATCATATTAGACAG GTTTGGTCGTGTTCCTGGCATGATTATCACTATTGCCTTTGGAACAATAGCTGGAACAGTAGAGGCCTTCGCACCAAATTTTGCTGTGTTTGCAGTTTGTCGATTTTTAGTGGCCGTTAATACTTATGGCACAATGTTAGCTGGGTTTGTTTTAG CTACTGAAGTTGTTGGTCCAACCAAGCGAACTGCATGTGGCATGGTAATGATGGCATTCTTCTCCATAGGTTATATGTTGTTAGCACTGTTTGCATACCTTATTCGAACTTGGTGGATACTACAGTTAGTTCTCACTGTTCCAAGTATATTGTTTGTGTCATATTGGTG GGTTTTACCTGAGTCTCCAAGGTGGTTACTGTCTGTTGGCAAAAAGAAAGAAGCATTAACGGTCATAAGGAAAATGGCTAAAGTAAACAAAGTGTCCCTCcctgatgatgtcattaatgGATCATGGAAACCAAGTATTGAAGATGAACCCAAG AAATCAGAAGAAGTTGTTGAAATTCGTAGCAGGTTCTTGATTTTCGAAATCTTCCGATTATCAAACATGAGAAAGAAGACTCTAATCCTTATGTACAATTG GACTGTCAATACCTTGGTATACTATGGGTTGTCTTTCAACACCTCCAGCCTAGGTGGCGATGATTTCGTGAACTGTTTCTTGGCTGGGGCTGTTGAAATCCCTTCCTATATCCTCAGTCTAGCAATTATGGAATATCGTCTGCTTGGACGCcgctggtcaatgttttatacGATGGTCATTGGAGGTATTGCGTGTATTTCTGCATCGTTTGTGCCACAAT GTGGCGAATATGTGTGGCTTGGAATAACCGTTACCATGATCAGCAAATTTTCCATCTCCTGTTCATTTAGTATGCTATACGTGTATACAGCAGAATTATTCCCAACCCCTGTCAG ATCAGTAGGTATCGGTCTGTGTTCAATGTTTGCCCGTATTGGAGGCATCCTAGCCCCACAGTTGTTGCTAATGGCAACAATCTGGAAAAGCCTTCCAGCTATGATATTTGGTATTGCTGCAATTATTGCCGGTATACTGATTCTACCACTGCCAGAAACTAGGGGAAAGAAATTACCTGAAACTATGGAGGAAGGAGAACGATTTGGAAAGTAA